In the genome of Spirochaetia bacterium, one region contains:
- a CDS encoding LacI family transcriptional regulator has translation MEKEQKLTSKQLAAKTGVSASTISRVLNHPELVKAETREEIISRLKSIGYRIPDNKKKQQMIIGLTLSDPTSIFSMSLTSTISSLLADTPYQLLVFDIKERQNIKTYFSKHPDFLSKVDGLVVASAVVDDEASQFCESFGIPLALLQTRCEGEFSVHNNNFQGCQDAARYMISRSYSNIAFVGWEPADEHIEQRYMGFSAALAAEGHPMQECYHLTAPLSRKGGFAATEQLMALPTPPQAIFFGCDDMAAGGYKYLKQHGFKVPEDMGIMGFDNTAVAEVLDLTTMDQSIELKCQIVVSYLLGRLGYIDRNTYSDVRNEMSITPKLIIRTSLK, from the coding sequence ATGGAAAAGGAACAGAAACTGACATCGAAGCAACTGGCAGCAAAAACAGGCGTAAGTGCAAGCACCATTTCACGGGTGCTCAACCATCCTGAATTGGTCAAGGCCGAGACAAGGGAAGAAATAATTTCCAGGCTGAAATCAATAGGCTACAGGATCCCTGACAATAAGAAAAAGCAGCAGATGATCATCGGCCTTACCCTTTCTGATCCAACTTCCATATTTTCCATGTCGCTGACCTCTACCATTTCATCCTTATTGGCTGATACGCCTTATCAGCTACTGGTCTTTGACATCAAGGAACGTCAGAACATCAAGACTTACTTTTCAAAACATCCTGATTTTCTCAGCAAGGTCGATGGACTTGTGGTGGCATCTGCTGTGGTAGATGACGAAGCCAGCCAGTTCTGTGAAAGCTTCGGCATTCCCCTTGCCTTGCTGCAGACTCGCTGCGAGGGCGAGTTCAGCGTTCACAACAACAATTTCCAAGGATGCCAGGATGCAGCAAGGTACATGATCAGCCGAAGTTACAGCAACATTGCATTTGTCGGCTGGGAACCGGCAGACGAACATATTGAGCAAAGGTACATGGGATTTTCTGCTGCACTGGCTGCTGAAGGACACCCGATGCAGGAATGTTATCATTTGACAGCTCCCCTGTCACGCAAGGGAGGCTTTGCAGCTACTGAACAACTGATGGCCCTTCCGACACCACCGCAGGCAATTTTCTTCGGCTGTGATGATATGGCAGCCGGAGGATATAAATATCTTAAGCAACACGGCTTCAAGGTTCCCGAAGATATGGGAATCATGGGTTTTGATAATACAGCGGTCGCTGAGGTCCTTGACCTCACGACCATGGATCAGTCCATCGAGCTCAAATGCCAGATCGTCGTCTCCTACTTACTTGGCAGGCTGGGATACATAGACAGAAATACCTATAGCGACGTACGAAATGAAATGAGCATTACTCCCAAGTTGATCATCAGGACTTCTCTGAAATAA
- a CDS encoding DUF3307 domain-containing protein, translated as MTFSCRAKVKAMFTESFVFLFLLHLLGDFYLQTQSLAARKQKDFSAVLLHCGIYGICCLLVPLTYGIQAFDIFMAMVISHAAIDITKFFLLKDHSKDTSRPFIIDQLLHIAIIAVCAGFLSMQLPKSYVSNAAILLEKEDINPSILLKGCTMVFFLAKPCNILLKYLLSDYRPAGNEIAKLGIQHTGASIGTVERLLIFLLIYMNQYAAIGLVLTAKSIARFDRITKDQVFAEYYLLGTLLSACIAIFSYLLIFR; from the coding sequence ATGACATTTTCCTGCAGGGCCAAGGTCAAGGCAATGTTTACTGAAAGCTTCGTCTTTCTTTTCCTCTTGCATCTGCTGGGAGACTTTTACCTGCAGACACAAAGCCTGGCAGCACGCAAGCAAAAGGATTTTTCTGCCGTACTGCTGCACTGCGGCATCTACGGTATTTGCTGCCTTCTAGTCCCTCTCACCTATGGAATACAGGCTTTTGACATCTTCATGGCAATGGTAATCAGCCATGCTGCCATAGACATCACCAAGTTCTTCTTATTAAAGGACCATAGTAAAGATACTTCCCGCCCATTCATCATCGACCAATTGCTGCACATAGCCATTATTGCAGTCTGTGCTGGTTTTCTTTCAATGCAGCTGCCAAAATCCTACGTCAGCAACGCAGCAATCTTACTGGAAAAAGAAGATATCAACCCTTCCATACTGCTGAAAGGCTGTACCATGGTTTTTTTCTTGGCAAAACCCTGCAATATCCTGCTGAAATATCTACTCTCGGACTATCGTCCCGCTGGAAACGAAATTGCAAAGCTCGGCATACAGCATACGGGAGCCTCTATCGGTACAGTTGAGCGGTTGCTCATATTCCTGCTGATCTACATGAATCAGTATGCAGCAATAGGATTGGTGCTTACAGCAAAGTCAATTGCAAGGTTTGACAGAATTACAAAGGATCAGGTTTTTGCTGAGTATTATCTGCTGGGTACATTGCTGTCAGCTTGTATTGCAATCTTCTCATATCTGCTGATTTTCAGATAG
- a CDS encoding SatD family protein, with translation MKQYIALIGDMIDSRSLANRSIIQKKFKQVLEDINSTYSDQLASPFMVTIGDEFQGLLAIPDHVLAIIETIAEQMFPIRFRFGIGIGEITTEIDKTMPLGADGPAYYRARNCITDLHDRERRNGKAIASMQIKSNRKHQDSMINAVFLLMIALKSHWTYRQREIVARFRQLGKSQQDTAKELKISQPSVSKTVKAADYFAYLEAMEAAQQSIDDIFLQGQGQGNVY, from the coding sequence ATGAAACAGTATATTGCACTCATCGGCGACATGATTGATTCCAGGAGTCTTGCCAACAGAAGCATCATACAGAAGAAATTCAAGCAAGTACTTGAAGACATCAACAGTACCTACAGTGACCAGCTTGCTTCTCCTTTCATGGTAACCATAGGAGATGAATTCCAAGGACTGCTTGCCATACCCGACCATGTACTTGCAATCATAGAAACCATAGCCGAGCAAATGTTCCCTATTCGGTTCAGATTCGGAATAGGAATCGGTGAAATAACCACAGAAATAGATAAGACCATGCCTCTTGGTGCAGATGGTCCGGCCTATTACAGAGCCAGGAATTGTATCACGGACCTGCATGACAGAGAGAGAAGAAACGGAAAGGCCATTGCATCAATGCAGATAAAAAGCAACAGGAAACACCAAGACAGCATGATAAATGCCGTATTTCTGCTCATGATTGCATTGAAATCCCACTGGACCTATCGACAGAGAGAAATAGTTGCAAGATTCAGGCAACTGGGTAAAAGCCAGCAGGATACGGCAAAAGAGCTCAAGATATCCCAGCCTTCTGTCAGTAAGACAGTAAAGGCAGCTGATTATTTTGCTTATCTTGAAGCAATGGAAGCTGCCCAGCAAAGCATTGATGACATTTTCCTGCAGGGCCAAGGTCAAGGCAATGTTTACTGA
- a CDS encoding LacI family transcriptional regulator, with translation MSGISVPTISRYLNGQSVKPSTEQKIKKVLETSGYTPNAAARFMKGSSTGIIGLILPEIAHHFFSIIAEGVISEARNNHQLVILGSSYGTLENEARTINRFSSSILDGLIYIPIAKAENIPEIEKFRDLPLVVAARRNLIADIPHVYHDGEKGGYLATKYLISLGRTRIAFIASFWEAPCKKEDLLLFVADKNNYQFSSLERFKGYLKALKEADLPFDPSLVYLTNYDFVDGEKVAKELIEGFTGCDGIIAMTHTVAEGLSFQLGNQGIRVPNDISIVVFESEMVHSEYYTYINLHLFEMGQIAVRLLNKKINRQPVSDICLDVNLIIQKSTVAKRKKRIT, from the coding sequence ATGAGTGGCATTTCTGTCCCTACGATTTCCAGATACCTCAACGGACAGTCAGTCAAGCCGTCCACTGAACAGAAAATTAAAAAAGTTCTGGAAACTTCAGGCTACACGCCGAATGCTGCTGCAAGATTCATGAAGGGAAGTTCAACAGGGATAATAGGCCTCATCCTACCGGAAATAGCCCATCATTTTTTCTCAATCATAGCAGAAGGTGTAATTTCAGAAGCAAGAAATAACCATCAATTGGTTATCCTCGGGTCAAGTTATGGCACTTTGGAAAATGAAGCAAGAACAATCAACAGGTTTTCAAGTTCTATTCTTGATGGGTTGATCTACATACCAATTGCGAAAGCAGAAAATATTCCAGAAATTGAGAAATTCAGGGACTTGCCTCTTGTAGTTGCAGCCCGCAGGAACTTGATTGCAGATATTCCCCATGTATATCATGATGGTGAAAAGGGCGGCTACCTTGCAACCAAGTACCTGATTTCCCTCGGTCGGACAAGAATCGCCTTTATTGCAAGCTTTTGGGAAGCTCCATGTAAGAAAGAAGATCTCTTGCTTTTTGTTGCAGATAAAAACAACTATCAATTCTCTTCCCTGGAAAGGTTCAAAGGTTACTTGAAAGCACTTAAGGAAGCAGACCTTCCTTTCGATCCAAGTCTTGTATATCTTACCAATTATGATTTCGTCGATGGGGAAAAAGTCGCAAAGGAACTGATTGAAGGTTTTACGGGCTGCGATGGAATCATTGCCATGACCCACACCGTTGCAGAAGGACTTTCTTTCCAGCTGGGCAACCAAGGTATACGCGTTCCCAACGACATATCCATTGTAGTCTTTGAATCAGAAATGGTCCATTCAGAATATTACACCTACATCAACCTGCACCTTTTTGAAATGGGTCAGATTGCCGTACGACTCCTGAACAAGAAAATCAACAGGCAACCCGTTTCCGATATTTGCCTGGACGTCAATCTGATAATTCAGAAATCTACCGTAGCAAAACGAAAAAAACGAATCACCTAG
- the aroA gene encoding 3-phosphoshikimate 1-carboxyvinyltransferase — protein MIYQIKPSTLSGELRIPGNKSGTARAIVFGSLADGRSVLHNPLTNLDSYSIVKMMSALGAKIDTSDDSLWTIDGFAGKPQVPACVLDAENSGTGFYFALAVCSLIDGCSVLTGDYQICYRPAQPMIDAINAMGGKAFSTRETGTAPIVVKGPIKGGEFSMPGVNSQWMTPFLCACSLAKKDTVIHETNLLEKPYVDMTIGMLELAGIKIENHNYVDFFVKGNQQFKPFEYTLPGDWGSSGYPMIAAAITKGSKVKFLGLDTEDFAGEKAFVDILKQMGASVTVIEHGRGGIVVEGSDDLHGIEIDCSGTPDAVPILAVLGCAAKGKTILKNIEACHLKETDRAKSIAEELKKMGARIEMDDNSMIIYHSMLKCATIDGHHDHRIVMATSVAGLLADGITRISDGEYSAVSYPRFKESMNQIGFDITSIK, from the coding sequence ATGATATACCAAATCAAACCTTCAACGTTATCTGGCGAACTACGAATTCCAGGGAACAAGTCGGGAACGGCACGAGCGATTGTTTTCGGCAGTCTGGCCGATGGTCGGTCTGTGTTGCACAATCCACTGACTAATCTGGATAGTTATTCTATCGTCAAGATGATGTCGGCCTTAGGTGCGAAAATTGATACTTCAGACGATAGTCTATGGACAATTGATGGTTTTGCTGGGAAGCCTCAGGTACCTGCCTGCGTGTTGGATGCTGAGAATTCAGGAACAGGATTCTATTTTGCTCTTGCTGTCTGCTCATTGATAGATGGTTGCAGTGTACTGACCGGAGACTATCAGATATGCTATCGGCCTGCACAGCCGATGATTGATGCTATCAATGCAATGGGTGGCAAAGCCTTTTCAACAAGGGAAACGGGAACTGCTCCCATTGTCGTCAAGGGACCGATCAAAGGAGGAGAATTCAGCATGCCTGGTGTTAACTCACAATGGATGACACCATTCCTTTGTGCCTGTAGTCTTGCAAAAAAAGATACAGTCATCCATGAGACCAATTTACTTGAAAAACCGTATGTAGATATGACTATCGGTATGCTGGAACTGGCTGGAATCAAAATTGAAAATCATAATTATGTTGACTTCTTTGTAAAAGGCAATCAGCAGTTCAAACCTTTTGAATATACGTTGCCTGGTGACTGGGGTTCAAGTGGTTACCCTATGATTGCTGCGGCAATAACAAAAGGTTCAAAGGTCAAGTTCCTCGGTTTGGATACTGAAGATTTTGCAGGTGAAAAAGCCTTTGTCGATATCTTGAAACAAATGGGTGCTTCTGTAACAGTGATTGAACATGGACGCGGAGGTATCGTCGTCGAAGGGAGTGATGACCTGCATGGTATTGAAATTGACTGTAGCGGTACTCCTGATGCTGTTCCTATTCTTGCTGTACTTGGCTGTGCTGCAAAAGGTAAAACCATTCTCAAGAATATTGAAGCTTGCCATCTGAAGGAAACCGACAGAGCAAAATCAATTGCTGAGGAATTAAAAAAGATGGGGGCAAGGATAGAGATGGATGATAATTCCATGATTATCTACCATTCAATGCTTAAATGTGCAACCATTGACGGGCACCATGACCATAGAATCGTGATGGCAACTTCCGTTGCTGGTTTGCTTGCTGATGGTATTACAAGAATTTCTGATGGCGAATATTCAGCCGTATCTTATCCGCGTTTCAAGGAGTCGATGAACCAAATTGGTTTTGACATAACAAGCATAAAGTAA
- a CDS encoding TAXI family TRAP transporter solute-binding subunit: MFRKILAILCIGCVALTASFANGASEAKAAGGAPSIKRISIGTAGTAGSLYPMGVGMAKTITDHVDGIACTGEATAASVENIRNLTNGKLAMGISQSEIAYLAYNGLGDFKGHQATDLRALFSTITSYIQAFALAGSGINSIADFKGKVVGCSAAGSGGEMCVRMILNYYGLTYDDIKPQFISESDAVSALKDGRIDAFICTHPLKSAPLVDLTTSAKVKMFSFDDPAFYKEFFFWKPYTIPAGFYDGVNEAITVPTSRITMCTSTKSGLSDEQVYQIVKAIWDNRSEWSGVAKSVSTQAVFATATDGIPIVMHPGAVRYFKEKGVEIDPSLIPQN, translated from the coding sequence ATGTTTAGAAAAATTTTGGCTATCTTATGTATCGGGTGTGTTGCATTGACAGCTTCTTTTGCCAATGGTGCTTCTGAGGCAAAGGCTGCCGGAGGAGCTCCGTCCATAAAAAGGATTTCCATAGGAACAGCAGGGACTGCCGGCTCTCTCTACCCAATGGGAGTAGGCATGGCAAAGACTATTACTGACCATGTCGATGGCATCGCTTGTACCGGTGAAGCAACTGCAGCTTCTGTAGAGAATATCCGTAACCTCACAAACGGTAAACTTGCAATGGGTATTTCTCAAAGTGAAATAGCATATTTGGCATACAATGGCCTTGGTGACTTCAAGGGACATCAGGCTACCGATCTCAGAGCACTTTTCAGCACGATTACCAGCTATATTCAGGCTTTTGCCCTTGCCGGCAGTGGTATAAACAGTATAGCAGATTTCAAGGGTAAGGTCGTTGGATGTTCTGCTGCCGGAAGTGGAGGTGAAATGTGTGTCAGAATGATTCTGAACTATTATGGACTGACCTATGATGATATCAAGCCACAGTTTATTTCTGAATCTGATGCTGTGTCAGCTCTGAAAGATGGCAGGATTGATGCATTTATCTGCACTCATCCTCTCAAGTCAGCACCTCTGGTAGACCTGACAACCAGTGCAAAGGTGAAGATGTTTTCCTTTGATGATCCAGCTTTCTATAAGGAATTCTTTTTCTGGAAACCTTATACGATTCCTGCTGGATTCTATGACGGTGTCAATGAAGCGATTACGGTACCGACAAGCCGTATTACTATGTGTACTTCCACGAAATCCGGGTTGAGTGATGAACAGGTCTATCAGATTGTCAAGGCAATATGGGATAACCGAAGTGAATGGTCTGGAGTTGCAAAGTCTGTTTCAACTCAGGCAGTGTTTGCAACTGCTACTGATGGTATTCCTATCGTGATGCATCCGGGTGCAGTCAGATACTTTAAGGAAAAAGGTGTGGAAATTGATCCATCTTTGATTCCACAGAATTGA